From one Lotus japonicus ecotype B-129 chromosome 3, LjGifu_v1.2 genomic stretch:
- the LOC130744176 gene encoding uncharacterized protein LOC130744176: protein MLVNLQVTREFHEAIHPFRKSLSWEHVPVADIGNSNICGLDHGTMHPEVEALTHYFQSLDTGGQSMVRRKLQAIYCPESSSLCTPELRIKSNCTLKLKESKPPKGRAIGSLTRDPSGFEHVDMEIKAAKKASQPAKRKKCAKKSDTSHFMIHFPAFLHPYIQTVTDVEDDGNCGYRSIAALLGHSAGEHGWPWVRAKLIEELENNSFMYTEMWSRQTVDALHARLTLPLGEPATYDKWMQLPKMGYLVANRFQLVLVTLSGMGCNTYLPLRGAGPPYVYHVISIGHVTNHFIQVHLTPGHPMPRIALQWLRYVDATSEHWCDPYGLRLDMYLAEFQAWLGHFSGHQVEYVDITTD, encoded by the exons ATgcttgtgaacttgcaggttacGAGAGAATTCCATGAGGCAATTCATCCATTCAGGAAGAGcctaagttgggagcatgtacctgttgCAGATATTGGCAACTCAAATATTTGCGGACTAGACCATGGAACAATGcacccagaagttgaggcactgACACATTATTTCCagtctttggatactggaggacagagtatggtaaggaggaagcttcaggcgatatattgtcctgaaagcagttcacTATGTACTCCTGAGCTTCGGATAAAGTCCAACTGCACTCTTAAGTTGAAGGAGAGCAAACCACCCAAGGGtcgagcaataggatccttgactcgtgatccttcaggGTTTGAACATGTTGACATGGAGATCAAAGCGGCAAAGAAGGCTTCACAAccagcaaagaggaagaagtgtgccaagaagtctgatacaagtcaTTTCATGATTCATTTCCCAGCCTTTCTCCATCCATATATTCAGACAGTTAcagatgttgaggatgatggtaactgtggctatagatccATTGCTGCATTACTGGGGCATTCCGCTGGTGAGCACGGTTGGCCTTGGGTTAGGGCAAAGTTGATAGAAGAACTTGAAAACAATAGCTTCATGTATACTGAGATGTGGTCCAGGCAGACTGTTGATGCCTTACATGCTAGACTCACTCTTCCTCTGGGTGAACCGGCCACCTATGATAAATGGATGCAACTACCAAAGATGGGATACCTTGTGGCAAATAGGTTCCAATTGGTTCTCGTAACCTTATCTGGTATGGGTTGTAATACATACCTTCCACTGAGAGGTGCCGGTCCACCATATGTGTATCATGTTATATCTATTGGTCATGTGACAAATCACTTTATACAG GTCCATTTAACTcctggacatcctatgccgcGTATTGCTCTCCAGTGGCTCAGGTATGTTGATGCTACCTCTGAACACTGGTGCGACCCATATGGCCTACGTTTAGACATGTACCTTGCAGAATTCCAAGCTTGGCTTGGTCATTTTAGTGGTCATCAGGTGGAATATGTGGACATCACCACAGACTGA